In Cryptococcus deuterogattii R265 chromosome 4, complete sequence, a genomic segment contains:
- a CDS encoding kinesin — MSGNNIKVVCRFRPMNRMEIESKSEQCVDITEDHTAVQLRNKASLAGPEKDGFTFDRVFDTTTRQDEIFDWGVKGIVEDVMTGFNGTLFCYGQTGSGKTFTMMGADIENPSLRGIIPRIVEQIFASILSADSSIEYTVKVSYMEIYMERIKDLLAPQNDNLSIHEDKQRGVYVKNLTDVYVGSEEDVYRVMKAGGASRAVSSTNMNAESSRSHSIFVIGIHQRNTETGSQKSGNLYLVDLAGSEKVGKTGATGQTLEEAKKINKSLSALGMVINALTDGKSQHVPYRDSKLTRILQESLGGNSRTTLIINCSPASFNEAETLSTLRFGMRAKSIKNKARVNVEMSPAELKALLKKTQAELVGIREWATKLEEEAKIWRSGGKVEQTNWAPALNQALAGGSAAANVAKRAMAPPPPPTPSSSSASRAATPGGALGAIDGSRPDTPSTFSLSLDKDEREEFLKRENELSDQLAEKESALAAQEKVLADLKEEIAYFKDQESAISQENKTMSFELSELRISSARLESEAKDATITLDSYKEKIAELQKDIEDQKTEIENLKHAHTREKEEEKEKRKQEMLNEMMSKIDLGNTLDSSSEKLRAVLREFEETSDVERKEKLTSQTRELIRTSLAESQDAMRGLQERLRLACEEQDMQVKRRSELEKMLEKRDAAFEELLEKTASGQGISFAEIKSSLETKYSSREELLRTEISTLSDHVESRAQDVRRLQSTVESYKLSNEELNRALTAATIGTDGETFASSAKELERARKAHEIRYAEFEMVKKSLMKDLQNRCEKVVELEMQLDEVREQYKIIARSANSRAQQRKLEFLEHNLEQLSAVQKQLVEQNASFKKEVAESQRKLMSRNDRIQNLEAALSNADQRLAQKNQKYEQQIQLFREKLAEAQAKQNATYAHGRIAKPLRGGGGAQTGVVGGIQGIMGGGKQEESPSGKRQSWFFSPQQR; from the exons ATGTCGGGCAACAATATCAAG GTCGTTTGCCG ATTTCGGCCAATGAACCGTATGGAGATTGAATCTAAGTCGGAGCAATGCGTCGATATCACAGAAGACCACACGGCCGTGCAGCTCAGAAACAAGGCTTCATTAG CTGGTCCCGAGAAAGATGGTTTCACGTTTGACAGAGTATTCGACACTACGACGAGGCAAGATGAGATCTTTGACTGGGGCGTCAAGGGTATTGTGGAAG ATGTTATGACGGGTTTCAACGGTACATTGTTCTGTTACGGCCAAACTGGTTCTGGTAAAACGTTCA CTATGATG GGAGCCGACATTGAAAACCCCTCGTTAAGAGGTATCATCCCTCGGATAGTTGAACAAATATTcgcctccatcctttcaGCAGACTCAAGCATTGAATATACCGTCAAAGTCAGCTACATGGAGATTTACATGGAACGCATCAAAGATTTACTTGCCCCGCAAAACGACAACTTGTCAATTCACGAAGACAAGCAGCGAGGGGTGTATGTCAAGAACTTGACCGATGTATATGTCGGTtcagaggaggatgtaTATAGGGTCATGAAGGCTGGCGGCGCTAGCAGAGCCGTCTCTTCTACTA ACATGAACGCTGAGTCATCACGTTCACACTCCATTTTTGTCATCGGTATTCACCAACGCAACACTGAAACAGGCAGTCAAAAGTCCGGTAATCTGTATCTTGTCGATTTAGCTGGTTCGGAAAAGGTTGGAAAGACGGGAGCTACGGGTCAGACGCTAGAAGaggccaagaagatcaaCAAAAGTCTATCAGCCCTTGGTATGGTCATCAATGCTTTGACCGATGGCAAA TCTCAACATGTTCCCTATCGAGATTCGAAACTCACCCGTATCCTCCAGGAATCCCTTGGTGGTAACTCTCGCACAACCCTCATTATTAACTGTTCCCCCGCATCTTTCAACGAAGCCGAAaccctttccacccttcgATTTGGTATGCGAGCCAAATCCATCAAGAACAAGGCCCGAGTCAACGTCGAAATGTCCCCCGCAGAACTCAAAGCACTGCTCAAAAAGACGCAAGCAGAGCTCGTCGGTATACGCGAATGGGCAaccaagcttgaagaagaagcaaagatTTGGAGGAGCGGTGGGAAGGTTGAGCAGACCAATTGGGCTCCGGCATTGAATCAAGCTCTGGCGGGCGGCAGTGCCGCAGCCAATGTCGCCAAGAGAGCAAtggctcctcctcctccgccgaCTCCTAGTTCGAGCTCTGCCAGTCGCGCTGCTACACCTGGTGGAGCATTGGGCGCGATCGACGGAAGCAGACCCGACACACCCTCAACGTTTAGCTTGAGCCTAGATaaggatgagagggaagaaTTCTTGAAGCGAGAGAATGAATTGAGTGACCAGCTTGCGGAGAAG GAATCTGCCCTTGCTGCTCAAGAAAAGGTCCTTGCAGACctaaaggaagagatagcATACTTTAAAGACCAAGAATCTGCCATCTCTCAAGAAAACAAGACCATGTCTTTTGAACTCAGCGAACTTCGTATCTCCTCTGCGCGCCTCGAATCCGAAGCCAAGGACGCTACCATCACTCTTGACTCTTATAAGGAGAAGATCGCTGAACTTCAAAAAGATATTGAGGACCAAAAGACTGAAATCGAAAACCTTAAACATGCTCATAccagagaaaaggaagaggagaaggagaagaggaagcaagaaatgttgaatgagatgatgagcaagaTTGATTTGGGCAATACTCTtgattcatcttctgagAAGCTTCGGGCAGTCTTAagagagtttgaagaaACTTCAGAtgtggagaggaaggaaaaactTACATCACAGACCAGAGAGCTGATCCGAACGAGCTTGGCAGAGAGTCAGGATGCCATGAGAGGTCTGCAGGAGAGGTTGAGGTTGGCTTGTGAGGAACAGGACATGcaagtgaagaggaggagcgaaTTAGAAAAAATgttggaaaagagggatgCGGCTTTCGAGGAGCTTCTTG AGAAAACTGCATCTGGCCAAGGCATTTCTTTTGCTGAGATCAAGTCATCTCTTGAAACCAAATATTCATCTCGTGAAGAGCTTCTCCGAACTGAAATCTCCACCCTTTCCGATCACGTCGAATCCCGAGCACAAGATGTCAGACGACTGCAGAGTACTGTCGAAAGTTACAAGCTGTCCAATGAAGAGCTTAATCGTGCTTTGACAGCTGCTACCATTGGTACAGATGGAGAGACGTTTGCTAGTTCTGCcaaggagcttgagaggGCTAGGAAGGCGCATGAAATTCGGTATGCGGAGTTcgagatggtgaagaagagtttgatgaaAGATTTGCAGAACCGATGTGAAAAG GTGGTAGAACTTGAGATGCAGCTCGATGAAGTTCGAGAGCAGTATAAAATCATTGCCCGTTCCGCCAACTCTCGCGCCCAACAACGCAAACTCGAATTCCTCGAACACAATTTGGAACAACTTAGCGCTGTCCAGAAACAGCTCGTCGAGCAGAACGCAAGcttcaagaaggaagtggcCGAGTCTCAGCGCAAGCTCATGTCTCGTAACGACAGAATTCAAAATCTGGAGGCGGCTTTGAGCAACGCCGATCAGAGATTGGCGCAAAAGAACCAAAAGTATGAGCAGCAAATTCAGCTTTTCAGGGAGAAGCTTGCGGAAG CCCAAGCCAAGCAGAATGCTACTTATGCCCATGGCCGTATCGCCAAACCTCTCCGTGGCGGAGGTGGTGCGCAAACAGGTGTTGTGGGAGGTATTCAAGGTATTATGGGAGGCgggaagcaggaagagagtCCTAGCGGGAAGCGAC AATCATggttcttctctcctcaacaacGCTAA
- a CDS encoding CMGC/GSK protein kinase, producing MSGVVNGVRVATDDPNRVITVSAQWGKTGADTTISYTNCKAVGNGSFGVVFAAKMSPVKHEDGSEEPESDIAIKKVLQDKRFKNRELQIMRLVHHPNIVDLRAFFYSNGDKKDEVYLNLVLELVPETVYRASRHYAKLKQAMPMLQVKLYMYQLFRSLAYIHSIGICHRDIKPQNLLLNPATGVLKLCDFGSAKILVAGEPNVSYICSRYYRAPELIFGATNYTTNIDIWSTGCVMAELMLGQPLFPGESGIDQLVEIIKVLGTPTREQIKTMNPNYMEHKFPQIKPHPFTKVFRPRTPADAISLISTLLEYTPSARYTAPEALVHPFFDELRVEGARLPNGKDMPELFNFTHEELSSRPDLIRQLVPAHAEEELRSRGIDVNDFKPIPPEQLRVTLDESCIKK from the exons ATGTCCGGAGTCGTGAATGGTGTGAGGGTCGCCA CCGACGACCCCAACCGCGTCATTACCGTCAGCGCTCAGTGGGGCAAAACTGGCGCAGACACCACCATCAGTTACACTAACTGCAAGGCTGTCGGAAATGGAAGTTTCGGTGTTGTCTTTGCAGCCAAGATGTCGCCTGTGAAACATGAAGACGGATCTGAGGAGCCAGAATCGGATATTGCTATCAAGAAGGTGTTGCAGGACAAGCGATTCAAG AACCGAGAACTCCAAATCATGCGTCTCGTCCATCATCCCAACATTGTTGATCTTAGGGCATTCTTCTACTCTAACGGCGACAAGAAGGACGAAGTTTACCTCAACCTTGTGCTTGAATTAGTGCCCGAGACTGTCTACCGAGCTTCTCGTCATTACGCCAAACTCAAGCAAGCAATGCCCATGCTCCAAGTTAAATTGTACATGTACCAGCTCTTCCGCTCTTTGGCGTACATCCATTCGATCGGCATTTGCCACCGAGACATCAAGCCTCAAAACTTGCTCCTCAACCCGGCGACTGGCGTTTTGAAGCTTTGTGATTTTGGTTCCGCTAAGATCCTCGTTGCCGGCGAGCCCAACGTGTCTTATATTTGTTCTAGATACTACCGAGCGCCCGAACTCATTTTCGGTGCCACAAACTATACCACAAACATTGACATTTGGTCAACTGGTTGTGTCATGGCCGAACTGATGTTGGGACAACCTTTATTCCCCGGTGAATCTGGCATTGATCAGTTGGTGGAGATTATCAAAGTTTTGGGTACCCCTACTAGGGAACAAATCAAGACTATGAACCCCAATTACATGGAGCACAAGTTCCCTCAAATTAAGCCTCATCCCTTCACCAAAGTCTTCCGGCCGCGGACCCCTGCCGATGCTATCTCCCTTATCAGCACTTTGCTCGAATACACTCCTTCGGCGAGGTACACTGCTCCTGAAGCATTGGTGCATCCATTCTTTGACGAGTTGAGGGTGGAAGGTGCGAGGTTGCCAAATGGAAAGGACATGCCCGAGTTGTTCAACTTTACCCATGAGG AACTGTCGTCTCGTCCCGACCTTATCCGTCAACTTGTGCCTGCGCACGCTGAGGAGGAGCTTCGTTCAAGGGGCATTGATGTCAATGACTTCAAGCCCATTCCCCCTGAACAGCTGCGTGTCACATTGGAC GAAAGCTGTATAAAGAAATGA
- a CDS encoding DNA-directed RNA polymerase I II and III subunit rpabc5 — MIIPVRCFSCGKVIGNLWDSYLELLAAGVDEGEAMDKLQLKRYCCRRMVLTHVDLIEKLLMYNPLARDR, encoded by the exons ATG ATTATCCCCGTTCGTTGCTTCTCCTGCGGTAAGGTAATCGGTAACCTTTGGGACAGCTATCTTGAGCTTCTCGCCGCCGGTGTTGATGAGGG TGAAGCGATGGACAAGTTGCAATT GAAGCGATATTGCTGTCGACGAATGGTCCTCACCCACG TGGACCTGATTGAAAAGCTGTTGATGTACAACC CTCTCGCACGAGATCGATAG